In ANME-2 cluster archaeon, the following proteins share a genomic window:
- a CDS encoding MFS transporter, which yields MIVLGLVSLFTDIASEMLYPIVPIFLTVVLGAPVAVVGLIEGIAESSANILKVLSGWYTDKTTKRKPFVIAGYSISAISKPVMALAYGWPLVLVARLMDRTGKGLRTSARDALIADSSDAVHMGRSFGLHRSMDTIGAVAGPLIALGILYLSGDNYRTVFLAAFIPGLFSILLVTFFVKERRRPAARRISFKVSDFGRDYKILLLITGLFALGNSSNVFLILRAEDLGFSLQMVILSYILFNIVSSLVSFPLGTLSDTWGRRNIMSAGFVVFGIVYFGFAWAQFSFYIWPLFILYGIYEALTEGIGKAYIVDIVPMESRGTALGIYHAATGFMMLFASIIAGLLWDILGPAAPFIYGGGLAVLSSISLLLFMPSR from the coding sequence GTGATAGTCCTGGGACTGGTTAGCCTTTTCACTGATATTGCCAGCGAAATGCTCTACCCCATAGTCCCTATTTTCCTCACCGTTGTGCTGGGTGCACCCGTGGCTGTGGTCGGACTTATCGAAGGGATTGCTGAAAGTTCGGCCAATATATTAAAAGTATTATCAGGCTGGTATACTGATAAGACAACAAAACGAAAACCATTCGTGATCGCAGGTTACAGCATATCTGCGATCTCAAAACCTGTCATGGCACTTGCATACGGGTGGCCGCTTGTCCTGGTAGCCAGGCTCATGGACCGTACAGGGAAAGGATTGCGCACTTCAGCCCGTGATGCCTTAATAGCAGATTCTTCTGATGCTGTACACATGGGCCGGTCGTTCGGACTGCACAGGTCAATGGATACCATTGGTGCTGTTGCAGGCCCGCTCATTGCACTCGGGATACTCTACCTTTCAGGTGATAACTACAGGACGGTGTTCCTTGCCGCCTTTATACCCGGACTGTTCAGCATCCTTCTGGTCACTTTTTTTGTAAAAGAGCGCAGGCGTCCGGCAGCCAGGAGAATATCGTTCAAGGTATCCGATTTTGGAAGGGACTATAAAATATTACTTCTGATAACTGGCCTTTTTGCCCTGGGCAACTCAAGCAATGTGTTTCTGATACTCAGGGCAGAAGATCTGGGTTTTTCCCTGCAGATGGTAATATTGAGTTACATACTGTTTAACATCGTATCTTCCCTGGTCTCGTTTCCGCTGGGCACACTTTCAGATACATGGGGGCGGCGAAATATCATGAGTGCTGGATTTGTGGTATTTGGGATCGTGTATTTTGGATTTGCATGGGCACAGTTCAGTTTCTACATCTGGCCTCTTTTCATTCTCTATGGTATCTACGAAGCACTTACAGAAGGGATTGGAAAAGCCTATATTGTGGATATTGTCCCTATGGAAAGCAGAGGGACCGCCCTGGGGATATACCATGCTGCCACAGGGTTCATGATGTTATTTGCCAGTATTATTGCAGGACTTCTTTGGGATATTCTTGGCCCTGCAGCGCCCTTTATCTATGGCGGAGGATTAGCTGTCCTGTCTTCAATTTCACTTTTATTGTTTATGCCTTCCCGGTAA